A genomic window from Meleagris gallopavo isolate NT-WF06-2002-E0010 breed Aviagen turkey brand Nicholas breeding stock chromosome 23, Turkey_5.1, whole genome shotgun sequence includes:
- the KCNAB2 gene encoding voltage-gated potassium channel subunit beta-2 isoform X1 gives MYPESTTDSPARLSLRQTGSPGMIYSARYGSPKRQLQFYRNLGKSGLRVSCLGLGTWVTFGGQITDEMAEQLMTLAYDNGINLFDTAEVYAAGKAEVVLGNIIKKKGWRRSSLVITTKIFWGGKAETERGLSRKHIIEGLKASLERLQLDYVDVVFANRPDPNTPMEETVRAMTHVINQGMAMYWGTSRWSSMEIMEAYSVARQFNLIPPICEQAEYHMFQREKVEVQLPELFHKIGVGAMTWSPLACGIVSGKYDGGIPPYSRASLKGYQWLKDKILSEEGRRQQAKLKELQAIAERLGCTLPQLAIAWCLRNEGVSSVLLGASNADQLMENIGAIQVLPKLSSSIVHEIDSILGNKPYSKKDYRS, from the exons ATGTATCCGGAATCCACCACGGACTCCCCGGCACGACTCTCGCTGAGGCAGACGGGCTCCCCCGGCATGATCTACAG CGCGAGGTATGGGAGCCCCAAGCGCCAGCTCCAGTTCTACAG AAATCTGGGCAAGTCTGGGCTGCGTGTATCCTGCCTCGGCCTGG GGACATGGGTGACATTCGGGGGGCAGATCACAGACGAG ATGGCCGAGCAGCTGATGACTTTAGCGTACGACAACGGCATTAATCTGTTCGACACGGCAGAAGTCTACGCTGCCGGCAA GGCCGAGGTTGTGCTGGGAAACATCATCAAAAAGAAGGGCTGGAG ACGATCCAGCCTGGTCATCACCACCAAGATCTTCTGGGGAGGAAA AGCAGAGACGGAGCGGGGACTGTCCCGAAAGCACATCATTGAAG GTCTGAAGGCGTCGCTGGAGCGGCTGCAGCTGGACTACGTGGACGTGGTGTTTGCCAACCGGCCCGACCCCAACACGCCCATGGAAG AGACGGTGCGCGCCATGACCCACGTCATCAACCAGGGGATGGCCATGTACTGGGGCACGTCACGCTGGAGCTCCATGGAGATCATG GAGGCGTACTCAGTGGCACGGCAGTTCAACCTGATCCCACCGATCTGCGAGCAGGCTGAGTACCACATGTTCCAGCGGGAGAAGGTGGAGGTGCAGCTGCCTGAGCTCTTTCACAAGATAG GTGTCGGTGCCATGACCTGGTCACCGCTGGCGTGCGGCATCGTCTCAGGGAAGTATGACGGCGGCATTCCTCCGTACTCAAGAGCATCACTGAAG GGGTACCAGTGGCTGAAGGACAAGATCCTGAGCGAGGAGGGCCGGCGGCAGCAGGCgaagctgaaggagctgcaAGCCATCGCCGAGCGCCTGGGCTGCACGCTGCCACAGCTCGCTATTG CATGGTGCCTGCGCAACGAGGGCGTCAGCTCCGTGCTGCTGGGGGCCTCCAACGCCGACCAGCTGATGGAGAACATCGGAGCCATACAG GTCCTTCCCAAGCTGTCGTCTTCCATCGTCCATGAGATCGACAGCATCCTGGGCAACAAACCCTACAGCAAGAAGGACTACCGCTCCTAG
- the CHD5 gene encoding LOW QUALITY PROTEIN: chromodomain-helicase-DNA-binding protein 5 (The sequence of the model RefSeq protein was modified relative to this genomic sequence to represent the inferred CDS: deleted 2 bases in 1 codon), with protein sequence AERLRVCAGRAKPSCAWGGRPRELSFSSSEDDDGVLEGLEEFFAEEQVAAEKKKCKKLKDGKAAKIKRRKKEGSNDEISDNDEEIEEKSESEGSDYSPNKKKKKKLKEKKEKKNKRKKKDEEEDDDDGGLKEPKSSAQLMEEWGLDDVDYIFSEEDYHTLTNYKAFSQFLRPLIAKKNPKIPMSKMMTVLGAKWREFSANNPFKGSSAAAAAAAVAAAVETVTVAPPLAASPQQPALPPVIRKAKTKEGKGPGVKKKIKSSKDGKKKGKGKKMAGLKFRFGGIPSKRKKGSSSEEEEREESDFDSASINSSSVRSECSAGLGKRGKRRRKKKRIEEGDGYETDHQDYCEVCQQGGEIILCDTCPRAYHLVCLDPELEKAPEGKWSCPHCEKEGIQWEPKEEEDEEEEGGEEEEDDHMEFCRVCKDGGELLCCDTCPSSYHLHCLNPPLPEIPNGEWLCPRCTCPPLKGKVQRILHWAWKEPPAPLPSALPAPDAELALPLPKVLEGIPEREFFVKWAGLSYWHCSWVKELQLELYHTVMYRNYQRKNDMDEPPAFDYGSGDEDSQREKRKNKDPHYAKMEERFYRYGIKPEWMMIHRILNHSFDKKGDIHYLIKWKDLPYDQCTWEIDEIDIPYYENLKLLYWNHRELMLGEDTRPLKKLNKKGKKLKEEKLEKPPETPLVDPTVKFDKQPWYIDATGGTLHPYQLEGLNWLRFSWAQGTDTILADEMGLGKTVQTIVFLYSLYKEGHSKGPYLVSAPLSTIINWEREFEMWAPDFYVVTYTGDKESRSVIRENEFSFEDNAIRSGKKVFRMKKEAQIKFHVLLTSYELITIDQAVLGSIEWACLVVDEAHRLKNNQSKFFRVLNSYKIDYKLLLTGTPLQNNLEELFHLLNFLTPERFNNLEGFLEEFADISKEDQIKKLHDLLGPHMLRRLKADVFKNMPAKTELIVRVELSQMQKKYYKFILTRNFEALNSKGGGNQVSLLNIMMDLKKCCNHPYLFPVAAVEAPVLPNGSYDGNSLVKSSGKLMLLQKMLKKLRDGGHRVLIFSQMTKMLDLLEDFLEYEGYKYERIDGGITGGLRQEAIDRFNAPGAQQFCFLLSTRAGGLGINLATADTVIIYDSDWNPHNDIQAFSRAHRIGQNKKVMIYRFVTRASVEERITQVAKRKMMLTHLVVRPGLGSKSGSMTKQELDDILKFGTEELFKDDVEGMVSQGQRLTMPDAVTPFSDTPSTKGGAVTPGMKKKHGGTPPGDNKDVDDSSVIHYDDAAISKLLDRNQDATDDTELQNMNEYLSSFKVAQYVVREEDGVEEVEREIIKQEENVDPDYWEKLLRHHYEQQQEDLARNLGKGKRIRKQVNYNDASQEDQEWQDELSDNQSEYSIGSEDEDEDFEERPEGQSGRRQSRRQLKSDRDKPLPPLLARVGGNIEVLGFNARQRKAFLNAIMRWGMPPQDAFNSHWLVRDLRGKSEKEFRAYVSLFMRHLCEPGADGAETFADGVPREGLSRQHVLTRIGVMSLVRKKVQEFEHVNGKYSTPDMILEGPESKKCSEMVSSDPNTPVPASPAHVHAGPLALAEKTDPPLGFQEEKDQVEQKSRRASDSQVPGSTEKVEKEEYQENCESKEKLKEEKQDESEKAEPSPEPLGKDEGVQEKEKALEKPESNSSPGKGEDKEVKPEDTKVEEKEQSETQQNGDKEEEDGKKDDRNVNFRFMFNIADGGFTELHTLWQNEERAAISSSKIYDIWHRRHDYWLLAGIVTHGYARWQDIQNDPRYVILNEPFKSEIHKGNYLEMKNKFLARRFKLLEQALVIEEQLRRAAYLNMTQDPNHPAMALNARLAEVECLAESHQHLSKESLAGNKPANAVLHKVLNQLEELLSDMKADVTRLPSMLSRIPPVAARLQMSERSILSRLTTRGGEPPVQQGSFGSSQIYNNSFGPNFRGPGPGGIVNYSQMPLGPYVTDI encoded by the exons ggatgaagaggaggatgatgatgatggaGGGCTAAAG GAGCCTAAGAGCTCAGCCCAGCTGATGGAAGAATGGGGCCTTGATGATGTAGATTACATTTTCTCAGAAGAAGATTACCATACTCTTACTAACTACAAGGCTTTCAGCCAATTTCTCAG GCCTCTGATTGCCAAGAAGAACCCCAAGATCCCCATGTCCAAGATGATGACTGTGCTTGGTGCCAAGTGGCGAGAGTTCAGTGCCAACAACCCGTTCAAGGGCAGCtcggcagcagcagcagcagcagctgtggctgcagcagtggagaCTGTCACAGTTGCCCCACCGCTGGCTGCCAGTCCCCAGCAGCCTGCCCTGCCCCCTGTCATCAGGAAAGCAAAAACCAAGGAAGGCAAGG GTCCAGgtgtgaagaagaaaatcaagagcTCGAAGgatgggaagaaaaaggggaagggaaaaaagatggCAGGCCTAAAATTCCGGTTTGGAGGAATccccagcaaaaggaaaaagggctCCTCT agtGAAGAGGAAGAGCGGGAGGAATCCGACTTTGACAGTGCCAGCATCAACAGCTCCTCCGTGCGCTCCGAGTGCTCGGCTGGCCTGGGGAagagagggaagaggaggagaaagaaaaagagga TTGAAGAAGGGGATGGCTACGAGACGGACCACCAGGACTACTGCGAGGTGTGCCAGCAGGGAGGGGAGATCATCCTGTGTGACACCTGTCCGCGTGCCTACCACCTCGTCTGCCTGGACCCTGAGCTGGAGAAAGCCCCCGAGGGCAAGTGGAGCTGCCCACACTGC GAGAAGGAGGGCATCCAGTGGGAGccaaaggaggaggaggatgaggaggaggaaggtggtgaagaagaggaggatgaCCACATGGAGTTCTGCCGTGTCTGTAAGGATGGaggggagctgctgtgctgcgaCACATGCCCGTCCTCTTACCACCTGCACTGCCTGAATCCACCCCTGCCAGAAATCCCAAATGGTGAATGGCTCTGCCCTCGCTGTACA TGCCCTCCTTTGAAGGGGAAAGTACAACGCATCCTGCACTGGGCGTGGAAGGAGCCTCCAGCCCCGCTGCCCTCTGCACTGCCTGCCCCAGATGCGGAGCTGGCTCTGCCGCTGCCGAAGGTGCTGGAGGGCATCCCAGAGCGTGAGTTCTTCGTCAAGTGGGCAGGGCTCTCCTACTGGCACTGCTCCTGGGTCAAGGAGCTGCAG ctggagctctACCACACCGTGATGTACCGCAACTACCAAAGGAAGAACGACATGGATGAGCCACCAGCCTTTGATTATGGCTCTGGAGACGAGGACAGccagagggagaaaaggaagaacaaagacCCTCACTACGCAAAGATGGAGGAGCGGTTCTACCGCTATGGCATCAAGCCCGAGTGGATGATGATCCACCGCATCCTGAACCACAG CTTTGATAAAAAGGGGGACATCCATTATCTGATCAAATGGAAAGATCTGCCATATGACCAGTGCACCTGGGAGATTGATGAGATAGACATCCCATATTATGAAAACCTCAAGCTTCTCTACTGGAATCACAG GGAGCTGATGCTGGGGGAGGACACACGTCCTCTGAAGAAGCTGaacaagaaggggaaaaagctgaaagaggAGAAGCTAGAAAAGCCTCCAGAAACTCCTCTTGTTGAT CCTACGGTTAAGTTTGACAAGCAGCCTTGGTACATTGATGCCACAGGAGGCACCCTGCATCCTTATCAGCTGGAGGGGCTCAACTGGTTGAGATTTTCCTGGGCCCAAGGCACTGATACGATCCTGGCCGATGAGATGGGACTGGGGAAGACTGTGCAGACCATTGTGTTCTTGTATTCCCTGTACAAGGAG GGCCACTCCAAAGGGCCGTACCTGGTCAGCGCCCCGCTCTCCACCATCATCAACTGGGAGCGTGAGTTTGAGATGTGGGCGCCCGACTTCTATGTTGTGACCTACACTGGGGACAAGGAGAGCCGGTCGGTCATCCGGGAGAATGAGTTCTCTTTTGAAGACAATGCCATCCGGAGCGGCAAGAAGGTGTTCCGGATGAAG AAGGAAGCCCAGATCAAGTTCCATGTCCTGCTCACCTCTTACGAGCTGATCACCATAGACCAGGCGGTGCTGGGCTCCATTGAGTGGGCTTGTCTGGTGGTGGACGAAGCGCACAGACTGAAGAACAACCAGTCCAAA TTCTTTAGGGTGTTAAACAGTTACAAGATCGATTACAAGTTACTGCTTACTGGGACTCCGCTCCAGAACAACCTGGAAGAGCTCTTCCACCTGCTCAATTTCCTGACTCCTGAGAGGTTTAA TAACTTGGAGGGCTTCCTGGAGGAGTTTGCAGACATCTCCAAGGAGGACCAGATCAAAAAGCTCCATGACCTGCTGGGCCCCCACATGCTGCGCCGGCTGAAGGCAGACGTGTTCAAGAACATGCCGGCCAAGACGGAGCTGATTGTCAGGGTGGAGCTGAGCCAGATGCAAAA GAAGTACTACAAGTTCATACTAACACGGAATTTTGAAGCCCTGAACTCGAAAGGTGGAGGGAATCAGGTCTCACTGCTCAACATCATGATGGATCTGAAGAAGTGCTGTAACCACCCATACCTCTTCCCTGTGGCCGCTGTG GAGGCCCCGGTTCTGCCCAACGGATCCTATGATGGGAATTCTTTGGTCAAGTCTTCTGGAAAACTGATGCTGCTCcaaaagatgctgaagaagTTACGGGATGGGGGTCACAGAGTTCTGATCTTCTCCCAG ATGACGAAGATGTTGGACTTGCTGGAGGACTTCCTGGAGTACGAGGGCTACAAGTACGAGCGCATTGATGGGGGCATCACTGGAGGCCTACGCCAGGAAGCCATTGATAGGTTTAATG ctcctggtgctcagcagttctgctttctcctctctACCCGTGCTGGTGGTCTGGGCATAAACCTTGCTACGGCTGACACAGTCATTATTTATGATTCTGACTGGAATCCCCACAATGACATCCAG GCGTTCAGCAGAGCACACCGCATCGGGCAGAACAAGAAGGTGATGATCTACCGCTTTGTGACCAGAGCCTCTGTGGAAGAGCGCATCACCCAGGTGGCCAAAAGGAAGATGATGCTCACCCACCTGGTGGTCCGTCCTGGGCTTGGCTCCAAGTCAGGCTCCATGACCAAGCAGGAGCTGGATGACATCCTGAAGTTTGGGACGGAAGAGCTCTTCAAGGATGATGTGGAAG GCATGGTGTCTCAGGGACAGCGGCTCACCATGCCGGATGCCGTCACCCCTTTCTCTGACACGCCGTCCACCAAAGGGGGTGCAGTGACTCCTGGCATGAAAAAAAAGCACGGTGGCACCCCACCAG GTGACAATAAGGACGTGGATGACAGCAGTGTGATCCACTATGATGATGCTGCTATCTCTAAGCTTCTGGACCGAAACCAGGATGCGACTGatgacacagagctgcagaacatGAACGAGTATCTCAGCTCCTTTAAAGTGGCCCAGTATGTTGTGAGAGAAGAGGATGGTGTG GAGGAGGTGGAACGTGAGATCATCAAACAAGAGGAGAATGTGGACCCTGACTACTGGGAGAAGCTGCTGCGGCACCACTatgaacagcagcaggaagatcTGGCCAGGAAcctggggaaggggaagagaatCCGCAAGCAGGTCAATTACAATGATGCCTCACAGGAGGACCAAG AGTGGCAGGACGAGCTCTCTGACAACCAGTCTGAGTACTCCATTGGCTCTGAGGACGAAGATGAAGACTTTGAAGAAAGACCAGAAGGTCAGA GTGGCAGGAGACAATCACGGAGACAGCTGAAGAGTGACCGGGACAAACCTCTCCCTCCTTTGCTGGCAAGAGTTGGGGGGAATATTGAG gttCTCGGGTTCAATGCCCGCCAGCGCAAGGCCTTCCTGAACGCCATCATGCGGTGGGGCATGCCGCCCCAGGACGCCTTCAACTCCCACTGGCTGGTGAGGGATCTGCGAGGGAAGAGTGAGAAGGAGTTCAG GGCTTATGTCTCCCTGTTCATGCGACATTTGTGTGAACCTGGAGCAGATGGTGCTGAGACCTTTGCAGATGGCGTTCCCCGGGAGGGGCTGTCGCGGCAGCACGTGCTGACTCGGATCGGAGTTATGTCGCTAGTAAGGAAGAAG GTGCAGGAGTTTGAGCATGTCAATGGGAAGTACAGCACCCCAGATATGATTCTGGAGGGCCCAGAGAGCAAGAAGTGCAGTGAGATGGTTTCTTCAGATCCCAACACCCCTGTCCCAGCCAGCCCAGCGCACGTCCATGCAGGACCTCTTGCCCTTGCAG aaaaaacagatcCACCACTTGGATTCCAGGAGGAAAAGGACCAAGTGGAGCAGAAGTCCAGGAGAGCATCTGACAGCCAG GTGCCTGGAAGCACTGAGAAGGTGGAAAAAGAAGAGTACCAAGAAAACTGTGAAAGCaaggagaaactgaaggaagagaaacaagacGAGAGTGAAAAAGCTGAGCCTTCTCCTGAGCCCCTGGGGAAAG ATGAGGGAgttcaagaaaaagagaaggctttggaAAAGCCAGAGTCAAACAGCAGTCCTGGTAAAGGGGAAGACAAAGAAGTCAAGCCAG AGGATACCAAGGTGGAAGAGAAGGAGCAAAGTGAGACGCAGCAAAATGGTGACAAAGAAGAGGAGGATGGAAAGAAGGATGACAGAAATGTGAACTTTAGATTCATGTTCAACATTGCTGATGGAGGCTTTACAG agctgcacacgCTGTGGCAGAATGAGGAAAGAGCTGCCATCTCCTCCAGCAAGATCTATGACATCTGGCACCGCAGACACGACTACTGGCTGCTGGCAGGGATTGTCAC CCACGGCTATGCCCGCTGGCAGGACATCCAGAACGACCCCCGCTACGTGATCCTGAACGAGCCCTTCAAGTCGGAGATACACAAAGGGAACTACCTTGAGATGAAGAACAAGTTCCTCGCCCGGCGCTTCAAG ctgctggagcaggcccTGGTGATAGAGGAGCAGCTGCGGCGGGCGGCGTACCTCAACATGACTCAAGACCCCAATCACCCGGCCATGGCATTGAACGCCCGTCTGGCTGAAGTGGAGTGCCTTGCCGAAAGCCACCAGCATCTCTCCAAAGAGTCCCTGGCTGGGAACAAGCCTGCCAATGCCGTCCTGCACAAGG TGCTGAACCAGCTCGAGGAGCTGCTGAGTGACATGAAGGCTGATGTGACACGCTTGCCCTCCATGCTGTCCCGCATCCCTCCCGTGGCTGCACGGCTGCAGATGTCGGAGCGCAGCATCCTCAGCCGCCTCACCACGCGTGGCGGGGAGCCCCCGGTGCAGCAG GGCTCCTTCGGTTCCTCCCAGATCTACAACAACAGCTTTGGACCGAATTTCCGAGGTCCTGGGCCAGGTGGGATTGTCAACTACAGCCAGATGCCTCTGGGACCCTATGTGACAG ATATTTAG
- the KCNAB2 gene encoding voltage-gated potassium channel subunit beta-2 isoform X3, with translation MQVSFVCSEHSIKSRSAEDRLNRQNASSPSLGTRSKFRAVAMVARSLGQLSVQNAPSSSESSIKQPGMKYRNLGKSGLRVSCLGLGTWVTFGGQITDEMAEQLMTLAYDNGINLFDTAEVYAAGKAEVVLGNIIKKKGWRRSSLVITTKIFWGGKAETERGLSRKHIIEGLKASLERLQLDYVDVVFANRPDPNTPMEETVRAMTHVINQGMAMYWGTSRWSSMEIMEAYSVARQFNLIPPICEQAEYHMFQREKVEVQLPELFHKIGVGAMTWSPLACGIVSGKYDGGIPPYSRASLKGYQWLKDKILSEEGRRQQAKLKELQAIAERLGCTLPQLAIAWCLRNEGVSSVLLGASNADQLMENIGAIQVLPKLSSSIVHEIDSILGNKPYSKKDYRS, from the exons ATGCAGGTCTCCTTTGTGTGCTCCGAGCACAGCATCAAGAGCCGGAGCGCGGAGGACCGGCTGAACAGGCAGAatgccagcagccccagcctcGGCACGCGCAGCAAATTCCGGGCGGTGGCCATGGTGGCCCGGAGCCTGGGGCAGCTCTCGGTGCAGAACGCGCCGTCGTCCAGCGAGTCCAGCATCAAACAGCCGGGCATGAAGTACAG AAATCTGGGCAAGTCTGGGCTGCGTGTATCCTGCCTCGGCCTGG GGACATGGGTGACATTCGGGGGGCAGATCACAGACGAG ATGGCCGAGCAGCTGATGACTTTAGCGTACGACAACGGCATTAATCTGTTCGACACGGCAGAAGTCTACGCTGCCGGCAA GGCCGAGGTTGTGCTGGGAAACATCATCAAAAAGAAGGGCTGGAG ACGATCCAGCCTGGTCATCACCACCAAGATCTTCTGGGGAGGAAA AGCAGAGACGGAGCGGGGACTGTCCCGAAAGCACATCATTGAAG GTCTGAAGGCGTCGCTGGAGCGGCTGCAGCTGGACTACGTGGACGTGGTGTTTGCCAACCGGCCCGACCCCAACACGCCCATGGAAG AGACGGTGCGCGCCATGACCCACGTCATCAACCAGGGGATGGCCATGTACTGGGGCACGTCACGCTGGAGCTCCATGGAGATCATG GAGGCGTACTCAGTGGCACGGCAGTTCAACCTGATCCCACCGATCTGCGAGCAGGCTGAGTACCACATGTTCCAGCGGGAGAAGGTGGAGGTGCAGCTGCCTGAGCTCTTTCACAAGATAG GTGTCGGTGCCATGACCTGGTCACCGCTGGCGTGCGGCATCGTCTCAGGGAAGTATGACGGCGGCATTCCTCCGTACTCAAGAGCATCACTGAAG GGGTACCAGTGGCTGAAGGACAAGATCCTGAGCGAGGAGGGCCGGCGGCAGCAGGCgaagctgaaggagctgcaAGCCATCGCCGAGCGCCTGGGCTGCACGCTGCCACAGCTCGCTATTG CATGGTGCCTGCGCAACGAGGGCGTCAGCTCCGTGCTGCTGGGGGCCTCCAACGCCGACCAGCTGATGGAGAACATCGGAGCCATACAG GTCCTTCCCAAGCTGTCGTCTTCCATCGTCCATGAGATCGACAGCATCCTGGGCAACAAACCCTACAGCAAGAAGGACTACCGCTCCTAG
- the KCNAB2 gene encoding voltage-gated potassium channel subunit beta-2 isoform X2: MYPESTTDSPARLSLRQTGSPGMIYRNLGKSGLRVSCLGLGTWVTFGGQITDEMAEQLMTLAYDNGINLFDTAEVYAAGKAEVVLGNIIKKKGWRRSSLVITTKIFWGGKAETERGLSRKHIIEGLKASLERLQLDYVDVVFANRPDPNTPMEETVRAMTHVINQGMAMYWGTSRWSSMEIMEAYSVARQFNLIPPICEQAEYHMFQREKVEVQLPELFHKIGVGAMTWSPLACGIVSGKYDGGIPPYSRASLKGYQWLKDKILSEEGRRQQAKLKELQAIAERLGCTLPQLAIAWCLRNEGVSSVLLGASNADQLMENIGAIQVLPKLSSSIVHEIDSILGNKPYSKKDYRS; this comes from the exons ATGTATCCGGAATCCACCACGGACTCCCCGGCACGACTCTCGCTGAGGCAGACGGGCTCCCCCGGCATGATCTACAG AAATCTGGGCAAGTCTGGGCTGCGTGTATCCTGCCTCGGCCTGG GGACATGGGTGACATTCGGGGGGCAGATCACAGACGAG ATGGCCGAGCAGCTGATGACTTTAGCGTACGACAACGGCATTAATCTGTTCGACACGGCAGAAGTCTACGCTGCCGGCAA GGCCGAGGTTGTGCTGGGAAACATCATCAAAAAGAAGGGCTGGAG ACGATCCAGCCTGGTCATCACCACCAAGATCTTCTGGGGAGGAAA AGCAGAGACGGAGCGGGGACTGTCCCGAAAGCACATCATTGAAG GTCTGAAGGCGTCGCTGGAGCGGCTGCAGCTGGACTACGTGGACGTGGTGTTTGCCAACCGGCCCGACCCCAACACGCCCATGGAAG AGACGGTGCGCGCCATGACCCACGTCATCAACCAGGGGATGGCCATGTACTGGGGCACGTCACGCTGGAGCTCCATGGAGATCATG GAGGCGTACTCAGTGGCACGGCAGTTCAACCTGATCCCACCGATCTGCGAGCAGGCTGAGTACCACATGTTCCAGCGGGAGAAGGTGGAGGTGCAGCTGCCTGAGCTCTTTCACAAGATAG GTGTCGGTGCCATGACCTGGTCACCGCTGGCGTGCGGCATCGTCTCAGGGAAGTATGACGGCGGCATTCCTCCGTACTCAAGAGCATCACTGAAG GGGTACCAGTGGCTGAAGGACAAGATCCTGAGCGAGGAGGGCCGGCGGCAGCAGGCgaagctgaaggagctgcaAGCCATCGCCGAGCGCCTGGGCTGCACGCTGCCACAGCTCGCTATTG CATGGTGCCTGCGCAACGAGGGCGTCAGCTCCGTGCTGCTGGGGGCCTCCAACGCCGACCAGCTGATGGAGAACATCGGAGCCATACAG GTCCTTCCCAAGCTGTCGTCTTCCATCGTCCATGAGATCGACAGCATCCTGGGCAACAAACCCTACAGCAAGAAGGACTACCGCTCCTAG